Proteins from a genomic interval of Sulfurimonas sp. HSL3-2:
- the rplA gene encoding 50S ribosomal protein L1, translated as MAGKRYKQLKEKIDTTKVYSVADASVSVKDLKSAKFDETVEIALNLNVDPRHADQMVRGAVVLPHGTGKVVRVAVFAKGVKADEAKAAGADIVGTDDLVEQIQEGVFNFDVVVAAPDCMGLVGKIGRILGPKGMMPNPKTGTVTPDVATAVKNVKGGQVAFRVDKKGNIHAGVGKVSFEAEKLAENISAFVSAINKQKPATAKGRYIKNGVLSLTMSPAVKLDVMELADIR; from the coding sequence ATGGCAGGAAAACGTTATAAACAATTAAAAGAAAAGATAGATACAACTAAAGTTTATTCAGTTGCTGATGCGTCAGTATCTGTTAAAGATCTTAAATCGGCTAAGTTCGATGAGACAGTAGAGATCGCATTAAACCTTAATGTAGATCCAAGACACGCTGACCAAATGGTTAGAGGTGCAGTAGTTCTTCCACACGGTACAGGTAAAGTTGTTCGTGTTGCTGTATTTGCTAAAGGCGTAAAAGCTGATGAAGCAAAAGCTGCTGGTGCTGATATCGTCGGTACTGATGATTTAGTTGAACAAATTCAAGAAGGTGTCTTCAACTTTGATGTAGTTGTTGCTGCTCCGGATTGTATGGGACTTGTTGGTAAAATAGGTCGTATTCTAGGGCCAAAAGGTATGATGCCTAACCCTAAAACTGGAACAGTTACTCCAGATGTTGCAACAGCTGTTAAAAACGTAAAAGGTGGCCAGGTTGCATTCCGTGTTGATAAAAAAGGTAACATCCATGCAGGTGTTGGTAAAGTAAGTTTTGAAGCAGAAAAACTAGCAGAAAATATTTCTGCTTTTGTTAGTGCTATTAACAAACAAAAACCAGCAACAGCAAAAGGCCGTTACATCAAAAATGGTGTATTAAGCCTTACTATGAGTCCGGCAGTGAAATTAGATGTAATGGAACTTGCTGACATCAGATAG
- the rplJ gene encoding 50S ribosomal protein L10, with product MLKSKKAEVIEKLASSLANSTAVVVCDYKGLTVSELEQLRKSAKAKDTSVQVVKNTLATIALEKAGMTGLDLKDTNIFVWSDDVIAASKVASDFAKANDKFTVKSGYLDKEPADAAKIAAFAKLPGREELLGMLAATWMAPIANFTIGLDALRRQKEEA from the coding sequence ATGTTAAAGTCAAAAAAAGCTGAAGTAATTGAAAAGTTAGCATCTTCATTAGCAAACTCGACTGCGGTTGTTGTCTGTGACTATAAAGGGTTAACTGTTTCTGAATTGGAACAATTACGTAAATCAGCAAAAGCAAAAGACACGAGTGTTCAGGTTGTAAAAAACACTTTAGCAACTATTGCTCTTGAAAAAGCCGGTATGACTGGTCTGGATCTTAAAGATACTAATATCTTTGTATGGTCTGATGATGTTATCGCTGCTTCTAAAGTCGCATCAGATTTCGCTAAAGCAAACGATAAGTTTACAGTTAAATCTGGTTACTTGGATAAAGAACCTGCTGATGCTGCTAAAATCGCTGCATTTGCTAAACTTCCAGGTCGTGAAGAACTTCTTGGTATGCTTGCAGCTACTTGGATGGCACCAATTGCTAATTTCACAATTGGTCTTGATGCACTTAGAAGACAAAAAGAGGAAGCTTAA
- the rplL gene encoding 50S ribosomal protein L7/L12 — MAVTKEDVLEFISGLSVLELSELVKEFEEKFGVSAQPVAVAGVAADAGSAAEEKTEFDVVITDAGDKKINVIKVVRGLTGLGLKEAKDATENVPSTIKEGVDKETAEDAKKQLEEAGAKVEIK, encoded by the coding sequence ATGGCTGTTACTAAAGAAGACGTATTAGAATTCATATCTGGATTATCTGTACTTGAGTTGTCTGAACTTGTTAAAGAGTTCGAAGAAAAATTTGGTGTATCTGCACAACCTGTTGCTGTAGCTGGTGTTGCTGCTGATGCTGGTTCTGCTGCTGAAGAGAAAACTGAATTTGATGTTGTTATCACTGATGCTGGTGACAAAAAAATCAACGTTATTAAAGTTGTTCGTGGTCTAACTGGTTTAGGTCTTAAAGAAGCAAAAGATGCAACTGAAAACGTACCATCAACAATCAAAGAAGGTGTTGATAAAGAAACTGCAGAAGATGCAAAAAAACAACTTGAAGAAGCTGGTGCTAAAGTAGAAATTAAATAA